The Microtus ochrogaster isolate Prairie Vole_2 unplaced genomic scaffold, MicOch1.0 UNK103, whole genome shotgun sequence region ccctgcctccccagctgaCAGAGGTctggtttttttcttcccacagttTACCGTTGTGGCAGCGCTCAGGGCTGGAGCCGGCGGTTTCGCTTCACGGCCTTGAAGAGAGGGGTCCACTGGAGCCCCCGCCTGGCTGTGTTTGGGGATATGGGCGCTGACAACGCCAGAGCCCTGCCCAGACTGCGGAGAGACACCCAGCAGGGCATGTTTGATGCGGTGCTCCATGTGGGTAAGGCACCAGCGAGGGTGCACCCGGAGGCTGGAGGCCTGGGTGCCTATCAGTCCAGTTCTGGGATGGGCTGGGGGCGGCTGGGGTGGTTCAGAAGGGCCGTGGCTGGGGGCTGAAGGTAGGACCCCGAGGCTGACCCCAGATATGAGGTCCGAGGTTAAGACCTCAGCTCTGGTCCATACTGATTCCAGCTCTGATTtcctatttttttgttattgttattgttatgagAGGTAAGGCTCATTCAGAATACACAGAAATGTTATAAATTAAGATGAataggcatggtagcacatgtctataatcccagcagtgaaggggctgaagcaggagggttacccagaattcaaagccagtctgaacANNNNNNNNNNNNNNNNNNNNNNNNNNNNNNNNNNNNNNNNNNNNNNNNNNNNNNNNNNNNNNNNNNNNNNNNNNNNNNNNNNNNNNNNNNNNNNNNNNNNNNNNNNNNNNNNNNNNNNNNNNNNNNNNNNNNNNNNNNNNNNNNNNNNNNNNNNNNNNNNNNNNNNNNNNNNNNNNNNNNNNNNNNNNNNNNNNNNNNNNNNNNNNNNNNNNNNNNNNNNNNNNNNNNNNNNNNNNNNNNNNNNNNNNNNNNNNNNNNNNNNNNNNNNNNNNNNNNNNNNNNNNNNNNNNNNNNNNNNNNNNNNNNNNNNNNNNNNNNNNNNNNNNNNNNNNNNNNNNNNNNNNNNNNNNNNNNNNNNNNNNNNNNNNNNNNNNNNNNNNNNNNNNNNNNNNNNNNNNNNNNNNNNNNNNNNNNNNNNNNNNNNNNNNNNNNNNNNNNNNNNNNNNNNNNNNNNNNNNNNNNNNNNNNNNNtgcgccaccaccgcccggcttgaccCACAAGGTCTTAATCCTAGAGGAAGCAGAGCCTGGGCCTCACTCTCTCCCATTCCCGACTACCTTCCAGGAGACTTTGCCTACAACATGGACCAGGACAATGCTCGCGTTGGGGACAGATTCATGCGGCTCATCGAACCGGTCGCTGCCAGCCTGCCATACATGACATGCCCTGGAAATCATGAGCAACGCTAGTGAGTGCGGTGGGCAAAAGCCAGACTAGAGAAACCAGCTGTGTTCTTCTCAGAGTCTCACTTAAGTCTCTCATGCTGTAGGGGCCTCATCTTGgtagagaaagaagagataaagaaagggtggGCTGGGAGCCACACTCTGGCTGGGAAGTTGAGAGGCGGAGGCTGCTGAATCCAGGTTCTTACCCCTTGCTCTTTATAATTCCTTTTTTCCAGCAATTTCTCTAACTACAAGGCTCGCTTTAGTATGCCAGGGGACAATGAAGGCTTATGGTACAGGTAATATGGAGggttttgggggtgtgtgtgtgtggactgaCCCCCCCCTGAAGGATGGGCGTTGCAGACTTCCAATCTCTGACCCTTGTCTTTTGACCCCTGCAGCTGGGACCTAGGTCCTGCTCACATCATCTCCTTCTCCACTGAGGTGTATTTCTTTCTCCACTATGGCCGCCACCTGGTGGAGAGGCAGTTCCGTTGGCTGGAGAATGACCTCCAGGTAGGCTCGGGTCCAAGCCCCTTGGCCTCTCAGCTCCTATGGCTGTCCTTCACTCAGGGCTCTTTCCTCTAGAAAGCCAATAGGAACCGGGTAGCCCGACCGTGGATCATCACCATGGGGCATCGACCTATGTACTGCTCCAATGCCGATCTGGATGACTGCACAAGACATGAAAGCCGGGTGAGGTCCCTTCCCTGGGTGGCGGTGAGACTTGGAGGGAGGACAGGCCTCCTCACCTCCCCGCTCATCCCAACAGGTCCGCAAAGGCCTCCAAGGCAAGCTGTTCGGGCTAGAGGACCTTTTCCATAAATATGGTGAGAGACCCTGGGAAgtcccctgccctccctctgtCCACCCAGGAGCCTGAACATCAATCACTCTTCTGCCTTAGGTGTAGATCTGGAGTTCTGGGCTCACGAACACTCCTACGAACGGCTCTGGCCAATTTACAACTACCAGGTAAGGCCCAAGGAGGACTCAGGACCGGACGCTTGGTGTTCATGTGGTCAGACCCTTGCCAGGGCCTGGCCAGTTGTGACCCACCGCCCACCTTGTCCTTTCCTCCAGGTGTTTAACGGCAGCCTGGAGAAACCCTATACGAATCCTCGAGGCCCGGTTCACATCATCACAGGGTCTGCGGTGAGCAGGTGGGAAGGGACTAGTTTAGACTAGTTTAGACAGGGTGGTGGCGGCCACCACTGCATTCTGACTGGGTGCTGCTGACGGTATATTCGTCACACAGATGGGGACACGGAGGCCAGGGTAGGATACATGATGGTCACAGATAGGTAAACCTCAGTTGTTGGGAGCCCTGACTAGTGGTATGTGCTTATGACGCCAGCATTCCAGATGCTGGAGCCAGAGGACTGTCCTGAGTGCAAGATccgtgagttctagaccagcctgggctacagcacaagaccttatctcaaaaggcaaaaaagaGCCTGAGTGAGTATTGGTACtcgctgccaaacctgatgacctgagttcatgtGGAAAGAGAatctaacacacacacgcaccacacatacacgcacacacacgcacacacacacacacacacgcgcacacacacgcacacgcatgcacacacacgcacgtacacacgcacgcacgcacacgcacgcacacacacgcactcacacacacgcacatgcacacacacacacgcacgctgaataactgtaattttaaaataatagccaGCCTTCGTGGAGCAGCCTACactcttagcacttgggaagtggaagcaggagaatcaggagttcggggtcatccttggctacatgaggccctggaCAAACAGCTCTCGGAGAgcaccagagttcagttcccagcacccacaccaggcagctgtgagctgcctgagacagatacacacaacaaacaaacaaacagttcgTCTAAGATTCATTCACAGTGAAGTTACCatggttctctttttttctccccatgtaactcaggctagccttgagcccTAGACCCTGGTTTAATTCACTAGTTAATCTTGAGACCAGCTCATAGAGtctaggctgatctcaaacttgagATCTGGTTACTGGATGGTTTaaattgaccttgaacttttaaaattaatattttatttattattttatttgacgtatatgggtgttttgcctgtatgtatgtatgctcaccatgtgcatgcaatgcctggggagaccaaaagagggcgtCCTAGCTCTAGAACaagagttacagactgttgtgagttgccatgtgggtgctgggagccaaacccagattctctgcaaTAGCAGCTAATGATCCTAACTACCAAGttacctctctagcccctgacTCGAACTTTTGATCTTGTGCTGGGGTTAGAAGGCATGAATCACCATGTAAGGTTTTGtgttgtgctggggattgagttTAGAGcactgtgcatgctgggcaagcattctcTCAGCTGAGCTACAgttcatttaatttccttttgttgtgtTGTTACTGTTGTCACTGTTTATTTTTGTGTCGGGGTGCAGGGTTCACATCTGGAAGTGAGAGACAACATCCTAGAGTGGATCTCTCCTACCCTGTGGGTTGCGAGGGTtggatggcaagtgcctttatctgctgagctgtcttacCAGCTCCCACCTTGTTTTATGttattgcttgttttgttttttaggacaggttttctttctttcttttttcttagatttatttatttattatatatacaacattctgcctccatgtatgctcacacactacaagagagcaccagatctcattacagatggttgtgagccaccatgtggttgctgggaattgaactcaggacctctggaagagcagccagtgctcttaacctccgagccatctctccagccccaggccaggttttctctgtgtagtactgtctgtgctgaaactcactctgtaggccaggctggccttgaagttagagatccagcttcctctgcctcctaagcccTGAGACtgaatgcatgcaccaccactgccctgcccccatttatttttgagacagcatctatATAATCCAGGCTGCTTTGGTTGTCTGACTACacagaccagactagccttgagctttgggatcctcctgtctcccacgTGCAGGGACTGAGTTGTAGCTGACCAGCCCTTGGAGGCCGCCGAGCCCTGGCCAGATGTGTCCTCGTGTGCTGTGCTAGCTCACTGTCTGTCTTCCATAGGGCTGTGAAGAGCTGCTGACTCCCTTTACTATAAAAGCCAGACCGTGGAGCGCCTTGCGTGTGAAGGAGTACGGGTACACGCGGATGCACATCCTTAACGGCACCCACATGCACCTCCAGCAGGTGTCTGATGACCAGGTCTGTCGGGCGTGGGTTACAAGCTGCACAGCCTGGTCCAGGGTATGCGGGAGATCGAAAGTAAATCAGGCTGTTCATGGTAGTGCACCCCTTTAATTGCAgggcttgagaggcagaggcaggcgcatctctgagttcaaacccagcccagtctacaaagcaaatcccaaggcagtcaggactacacagaaaaatcctgtctggaaaacaaacaaacaaaaatgtaaatcaatACACTGGGTGTGGTgaggcatgcctgtaatctcatcGCGGCAGGGCCCTGGCTCATTGTTACAGCACCTGCGTAGAatcccccagggaggggctgaggtgtggctcagtggtagagcccctgcctagaatcccccagtgaggagctggggatgtggctcagtgatagagcccctgcctagaatcccccagtgaggagctggggtgtggctcagtggtagagcccctgcctagaatcccccagtgaggagatggggatgtgactcagtggtagagcccctgcctagaatcccccagtgaggagatGGGggtatgactcagtggtagagcccctgcctagaatcccccagtgaggggatggggtgtggctcagcgaTAGAGCACCTGGTTAATGTGAAAGGTCTCAGGTTCAATCTCTAGTTctgaaaagaacaacaaaacataaaataaaaacataaagagtTGGGAGGTTGAAGCAATAGGACCTAAATTTCAAGGCCAGTTGGGCTACATAGGGTAACCATGagctcagaagagaaaaaatatatatacactaaaATTGGAAGcctgtcagcacttgggaggcagaggcaggtggatctctgagttcgagaccatcctggtctacaagagctagttccaggacaggcttcaaaaccacaaagaaaccctgccttgaaaaacaaaaaaaaaacaaaaaaaattggaagcctgggttcaaatcctgcctGTGTTTCCTACCAGCCATGAGACCCTAAATaacttctctgacctctgtggtctTCACTTTTCAAATCCGGGGTATACCACAGCTTCTGGTTCACAGGGTGCCCTAACCATGTAACAACACCCATAAAGTACCAAGAGCCTAACCTGGCAGTGGGAAGTTAGATAAGGGTTAGTCACTTtgaaacagaagagagaacaggTGGCTGACGGGAGTGaggaggatgtgtgtgtggtggaccTGAAGCATCACGGTCCGGTTTATTTCTGCCTCAAGTCCCAGGCCTGGCTTTTATGTAGGAACGCGAGATCTGAACCGTGTGACAAGATCTTTAGACAGTTTGCCATTTCCCCAACCACTCCTCATGGTGGTTTTAAAATCATAACAAGCTAGGTGCGGTGGTGTACTTGCAAGGCAGGAGAATTGgaacacaagttcaagaccagcatgggcttCCATAGCTAGACATTACCTCAAAAAGAATAGaacagaacaacaaacaaaaataaaaattagagtttAGTGAGCACTGCTGTGTTGGGCATGGGATTGGACTGTCTTCCTCTGAGTGTAAGCAACTTACCCCTCATGGTGATTCCCACAGGGACAGGATTCTTTCCCTTTCTAGAGAGAGGAAGGCATtttcccagggtcacacagaTTCCAGATAGCAGTGCTGTAAT contains the following coding sequences:
- the Acp7 gene encoding acid phosphatase type 7, producing the protein MSPFFGCWFYYCLLLLFSLGVLGAPEYPRATPEQVHLSYPDEPGSMTVTWTTWAPARSEVQFGMHLSGPLPFRAHGTASTFVDGGILRRKLYIHRVTLRRLLPGAQYVYRCGSAQGWSRRFRFTALKRGVHWSPRLAVFGDMGADNARALPRLRRDTQQGMFDAVLHVGDFAYNMDQDNARVGDRFMRLIEPVAASLPYMTCPGNHEQRYNFSNYKARFSMPGDNEGLWYSWDLGPAHIISFSTEVYFFLHYGRHLVERQFRWLENDLQKANRNRVARPWIITMGHRPMYCSNADLDDCTRHESRVRKGLQGKLFGLEDLFHKYGVDLEFWAHEHSYERLWPIYNYQVFNGSLEKPYTNPRGPVHIITGSAGCEELLTPFTIKARPWSALRVKEYGYTRMHILNGTHMHLQQVSDDQDGKIVDDFWIVRPLLGRMMYH